From Psychrobacillus sp. FSL K6-2836, a single genomic window includes:
- a CDS encoding TIGR02530 family flagellar biosynthesis protein — MDNISINRVPLQTTIRQPITSSKVASTKQSFLQHLQEASVKTELKVSKHANQRLQERNIYISDAEWQIVSEKVSEARSKGVNDSLVLMDQAALIVSAKNSTVITAMNRTEAKNQLFTNIDGTIVLN; from the coding sequence ATGGATAACATATCGATAAATCGTGTTCCGCTGCAAACTACTATCCGTCAACCAATCACATCAAGCAAAGTAGCTTCAACTAAACAATCTTTCTTACAGCATTTACAGGAAGCATCTGTAAAAACAGAACTAAAGGTAAGTAAACATGCAAACCAACGTTTACAAGAAAGAAATATTTATATTTCAGATGCAGAATGGCAAATAGTAAGTGAAAAGGTATCAGAAGCACGCTCTAAAGGTGTGAACGACTCACTTGTATTGATGGATCAAGCAGCATTAATCGTCAGTGCAAAAAATTCCACTGTCATTACTGCAATGAATCGCACGGAAGCGAAAAACCAATTATTCACAAATATTGACGGTACAATCGTACTGAACTAA
- the flgD gene encoding flagellar hook assembly protein FlgD, whose product MAEMSKISDSMYLSNQAKKTTTTGNSTLGKDAFLKILMTQLQNQDPTKPMDDSQFIAQMAQFSSLEQMTNLTTAFQEFAAVQEQSQMIEFSNFVGKDVKWHEVTDEKDDKGNPIINEGTGTITGIKFVGGSVEFTLADGKVISPGNISEVLSDSSSSNSNSLVEASMLIGKTVSYIPVKPETDNTETEATEEETEKPTETTATVESVSKKDGNIVYNLSDGTSITADQITSISK is encoded by the coding sequence ATGGCTGAAATGTCTAAAATTTCAGACAGTATGTATTTATCAAATCAGGCAAAAAAAACTACTACAACTGGGAATAGTACATTAGGTAAAGATGCATTTTTAAAAATTCTAATGACACAACTTCAAAACCAGGACCCGACAAAACCGATGGATGACTCACAATTTATCGCACAGATGGCGCAATTCTCTTCTTTAGAGCAAATGACAAATTTAACTACAGCATTTCAAGAATTTGCTGCAGTTCAAGAGCAAAGTCAAATGATTGAATTTAGTAACTTTGTTGGTAAAGACGTAAAATGGCATGAAGTGACAGACGAAAAAGATGACAAAGGTAATCCAATTATAAACGAAGGTACTGGTACTATTACAGGGATAAAGTTTGTAGGAGGTAGCGTAGAATTCACTTTAGCAGATGGTAAGGTAATTTCACCAGGTAATATTTCAGAAGTTCTATCAGATAGTTCAAGTTCTAATTCTAATAGTTTAGTAGAGGCAAGTATGTTAATAGGTAAGACAGTTAGTTATATTCCTGTCAAACCGGAAACAGATAATACTGAAACAGAAGCTACTGAAGAGGAAACTGAAAAGCCAACTGAAACTACAGCTACAGTTGAATCAGTTAGCAAAAAAGATGGAAATATCGTGTATAACTTAAGTGATGGTACTTCCATTACGGCAGATCAAATTACTTCAATAAGTAAATAA
- a CDS encoding flagellar hook-length control protein FliK, translating into MNIAMPVNANVKAAIQTSGKIQTTLNNSQKFGSVFGQILSNSQIQPTAVPQARAEGNVLQDLLAILNVNSLEELESILGSEEVAVNPKELKGLLEKLLGTESESELNEELLESNVWDLLAGINEQATKIIDAIISSLNGHGPSNPVDAKQAMELLKTVQLIGNKSDLTIKEESTLFDIKQLLENVKGTVGKISTNDTSASPQVLKQPIIQTQMVVKQTAHSVQPEIVTETKEITTNVQGGTTTVIQTKVESVSMTLPTEKAAQSEEFIKELQKVMNRVQFGQAGGANRLVLKLFPEQLGTIRIELIQKDGMLTAKILASTALGKEMLDSNSSQLRQGFASQNIQLEKLEITQALQDIRQEKNQDFQQSFKQQEQQQQQQENNNEELEEPFTFQDYLEEMEV; encoded by the coding sequence GTGAATATCGCAATGCCCGTCAATGCAAATGTAAAGGCTGCTATTCAAACAAGCGGTAAAATACAAACAACATTGAATAATAGTCAAAAATTCGGTTCGGTATTTGGACAAATTTTATCTAATTCACAAATACAACCAACTGCTGTACCACAAGCAAGAGCTGAAGGAAATGTACTGCAAGATTTGCTAGCAATTCTTAATGTAAATTCTTTAGAAGAACTTGAATCAATACTTGGGTCAGAGGAAGTAGCAGTTAATCCTAAGGAATTAAAAGGTCTTTTAGAAAAACTATTAGGTACTGAGAGTGAATCAGAACTCAATGAAGAACTACTAGAGTCGAATGTTTGGGATTTACTTGCCGGTATAAATGAACAAGCAACTAAGATTATAGATGCAATCATTTCTTCACTTAACGGACATGGACCGAGCAATCCTGTTGATGCCAAACAAGCTATGGAGCTACTAAAAACGGTGCAGTTAATCGGAAACAAATCGGATTTAACGATTAAAGAAGAATCCACACTATTTGATATAAAACAGTTGCTTGAAAATGTGAAGGGAACTGTAGGTAAAATCTCTACAAATGATACATCTGCGTCACCGCAAGTCTTAAAACAACCGATTATTCAAACTCAAATGGTAGTCAAACAAACTGCTCACTCTGTTCAACCAGAGATAGTTACTGAAACGAAAGAAATCACAACAAATGTACAAGGCGGTACTACTACAGTGATTCAAACTAAAGTAGAATCAGTTTCTATGACATTACCAACAGAGAAGGCTGCGCAATCAGAAGAATTCATTAAAGAATTGCAAAAAGTGATGAACCGTGTACAGTTTGGACAAGCAGGTGGAGCAAACAGACTTGTGCTAAAACTATTTCCTGAGCAACTTGGTACAATTCGAATTGAATTGATTCAAAAAGATGGTATGCTGACAGCAAAAATATTAGCATCAACAGCATTAGGAAAAGAAATGTTAGATTCTAACTCAAGTCAATTGAGGCAAGGTTTTGCAAGTCAAAATATTCAGCTGGAGAAGCTAGAAATAACACAAGCTTTGCAAGATATTAGACAAGAAAAGAACCAGGACTTCCAACAGTCATTTAAACAACAAGAACAGCAGCAGCAACAACAAGAAAATAATAATGAAGAGTTGGAAGAACCGTTTACATTTCAAGATTATTTGGAGGAAATGGAGGTCTAA
- a CDS encoding MotE family protein, producing MAKRNKSNKSIEQNSNETKSISKIKMFFYLFIIPFLFALLLILVIAQIANINVFEKAKELAGFTEEQVFTEDKKTDVLEERVVSLQAEIQEKEAQIDKVQTELDNSATEKEALLIEQERLLDEIATLTRDQESAKRDYAEIVSTFEKMSAKTAAPVITKMSDAEALRILTSLKPDTVASIYEKMTPEDAAKYTELMTK from the coding sequence GTGGCTAAACGGAACAAATCAAATAAAAGCATTGAACAAAATAGTAATGAAACAAAAAGTATAAGTAAAATAAAAATGTTTTTTTATTTGTTTATTATTCCTTTTTTATTTGCTTTACTTCTCATACTAGTAATTGCCCAAATAGCAAATATAAATGTTTTTGAAAAAGCTAAAGAGTTAGCTGGTTTTACTGAGGAACAGGTTTTTACAGAAGACAAAAAAACGGATGTATTAGAAGAAAGAGTTGTATCTTTACAAGCGGAAATACAAGAAAAAGAAGCACAAATCGACAAAGTTCAAACAGAACTAGATAATTCAGCAACGGAAAAAGAAGCACTCCTAATAGAACAAGAACGATTATTAGATGAAATTGCAACATTAACAAGAGACCAAGAGAGTGCCAAACGTGATTATGCAGAAATCGTTTCTACCTTTGAAAAAATGTCTGCAAAAACAGCAGCTCCAGTAATAACTAAAATGAGTGATGCAGAGGCTTTACGTATCTTAACAAGCCTTAAGCCAGATACAGTGGCGAGCATTTATGAAAAAATGACACCAGAGGATGCTGCAAAGTATACAGAATTGATGACGAAGTAA
- the fliJ gene encoding flagellar export protein FliJ — MVAYQFKFAKVLTIREQEKSETELAYKESVSIFEKVATELYNLLKKKEDTVDTQNNLLVSGLSIDNIHHYSSYIEGLQKRIDVVQKEVIQARSKMNWMEEKLLDKSLEVKKFEKIKEKGFEQFQQEQQRLETIQLDEISSLKFQNKEIR; from the coding sequence ATGGTTGCTTATCAATTTAAATTTGCTAAAGTTTTAACGATTCGTGAGCAAGAAAAGTCGGAAACAGAATTAGCTTACAAAGAATCCGTGTCTATTTTCGAAAAAGTTGCAACGGAACTTTATAATTTGTTGAAAAAAAAGGAAGATACAGTGGACACTCAAAACAATCTACTTGTTTCTGGTCTTTCCATAGACAACATCCATCATTATTCAAGCTATATCGAAGGACTTCAAAAAAGAATAGATGTAGTTCAAAAAGAAGTTATCCAAGCAAGATCTAAAATGAATTGGATGGAGGAAAAACTTCTCGATAAGTCATTAGAGGTAAAGAAGTTCGAAAAGATAAAAGAAAAAGGATTTGAGCAGTTTCAACAAGAGCAACAAAGACTAGAAACAATTCAATTAGATGAAATATCTTCTTTGAAGTTTCAAAACAAAGAGATTAGGTGA
- the fliI gene encoding flagellar protein export ATPase FliI, translating to MKAVDLIQQISNIPTFKKYGRVSRVVGLMIESQGPESSVGDVCKIHINSAKTGASVILAEVVGFKEEIVVLMPYTNIREISTGCLVEGTNSPLEIKVGPELIGKVLDSMGNPIDGSVLPKGLMTVGTEKDSPNPLTRPPIEEQIEVGVKAIDGMLTVGKGQRVGIFAGSGVGKSTLLGMIARNTNADLNVIALIGERGREVREFIERDLGKEGLEKSIVVAATSDQPALMRIKGAFTATAIAEYFRDKGLNVMLMMDSVTRVAMAQREVGLAVGEPPATRGYTPSVFSILPKLLERTGTNEFGTITAFYTVLVDGDDMNEPIADTVRGILDGHIVLDRALANKGQYPAINVLKSISRLMNHISDKKHVKAAERLRDLYFTYNKSEDLINIGAYKRGTSRDIDEAIQYEPLITSFLKQGYLDKVSLDSSVDELVKLSGGVS from the coding sequence ATGAAAGCAGTAGATTTAATTCAACAAATTTCGAATATACCTACCTTTAAAAAATATGGTCGAGTTAGTCGAGTGGTTGGATTAATGATTGAGTCACAAGGCCCTGAAAGTTCAGTTGGAGACGTTTGTAAAATCCATATAAACTCAGCCAAAACAGGAGCTTCCGTTATTCTTGCTGAAGTAGTTGGTTTTAAGGAAGAAATTGTCGTATTAATGCCCTACACGAATATTAGAGAAATATCTACAGGCTGTTTAGTCGAAGGGACGAATAGTCCATTAGAGATTAAAGTTGGTCCGGAATTAATAGGGAAAGTATTAGATTCAATGGGAAATCCAATTGATGGATCTGTCTTGCCAAAAGGTTTAATGACAGTTGGGACAGAAAAAGATTCCCCAAATCCTTTGACGAGACCTCCTATAGAAGAGCAAATCGAAGTTGGTGTAAAGGCGATTGACGGAATGCTAACAGTAGGAAAAGGGCAAAGGGTAGGTATTTTCGCTGGATCTGGTGTAGGAAAAAGTACATTACTTGGAATGATTGCTAGAAATACTAACGCAGATTTAAATGTAATCGCACTAATTGGGGAACGTGGCAGAGAAGTACGTGAGTTTATCGAAAGAGATTTAGGAAAAGAAGGACTAGAAAAATCGATCGTAGTTGCAGCTACCTCTGACCAACCTGCTTTAATGCGCATTAAAGGCGCTTTTACAGCTACAGCTATTGCTGAGTACTTCCGGGACAAAGGGTTAAATGTTATGCTCATGATGGACTCTGTAACTCGTGTGGCGATGGCGCAACGTGAAGTGGGTCTTGCTGTAGGAGAGCCTCCAGCTACAAGAGGATATACTCCGTCCGTATTTTCTATTTTACCTAAGCTGTTAGAACGTACAGGTACAAACGAGTTTGGAACGATCACAGCATTTTATACAGTACTAGTAGATGGTGACGATATGAATGAACCAATTGCCGATACTGTTCGTGGTATTTTAGATGGTCATATTGTGTTGGATCGTGCACTTGCTAACAAGGGGCAGTATCCAGCTATTAATGTTTTGAAAAGCATTAGTCGATTGATGAATCATATTTCAGACAAAAAACATGTAAAAGCAGCGGAAAGATTGAGGGATTTATACTTTACTTACAATAAATCAGAAGATCTGATTAATATCGGAGCGTATAAGCGTGGTACATCTCGTGATATTGATGAAGCTATACAGTATGAGCCTTTAATTACTTCATTTTTAAAACAAGGATATTTAGATAAAGTATCTTTGGATTCCTCGGTAGATGAATTAGTGAAATTATCAGGTGGTGTTTCATAA
- the fliH gene encoding flagellar assembly protein FliH, protein MTSLSKIFRNVYLDETRENSKPIQIRNLHVQEMMNTDEPLTLDVLTQERSKMIEEVNQEIAEKRSILTKDIEETKQYIEDQLNTWEEEKIAYQQQAYDEGFVQGLEEGRLKAQADMQNSLKLANDAMKTAHENAANYLQQQEQVILELAIRTAERIIATKLEENEELFLSIVKRGLKEAREMKEIKLYVSPAYFELVSNNREELSSIFPIDVPFMIFVDEDMNETDCYIETNHGRIVVSIDDQVQELRRKLVDILDSME, encoded by the coding sequence ATGACATCATTGTCTAAAATTTTCCGAAATGTATATTTGGATGAAACAAGGGAAAATTCCAAGCCCATTCAAATAAGGAATTTACATGTTCAAGAAATGATGAACACAGACGAGCCGTTGACTTTAGATGTACTCACACAAGAGCGAAGTAAAATGATAGAAGAAGTAAACCAAGAGATAGCAGAGAAACGATCCATACTAACAAAAGATATTGAAGAAACAAAACAATATATTGAAGACCAGTTAAATACTTGGGAAGAAGAGAAGATAGCTTATCAGCAACAAGCATATGATGAAGGCTTTGTGCAAGGATTAGAAGAAGGTCGCTTAAAAGCACAAGCCGATATGCAAAATTCACTAAAATTAGCTAACGATGCAATGAAAACTGCTCATGAGAATGCTGCAAATTATTTACAGCAACAGGAACAGGTTATTTTAGAATTAGCTATACGAACTGCAGAGCGCATTATTGCAACAAAGCTAGAAGAGAATGAGGAATTATTTTTATCAATTGTAAAAAGAGGTTTAAAAGAAGCAAGGGAAATGAAAGAGATTAAACTATATGTTTCTCCCGCCTATTTTGAACTTGTATCTAATAATAGAGAAGAACTCTCCTCCATTTTTCCAATAGATGTACCATTTATGATTTTTGTTGATGAAGATATGAATGAAACAGATTGTTATATAGAAACCAATCATGGAAGAATCGTTGTCAGCATTGATGATCAAGTTCAGGAGTTGCGACGCAAGCTAGTAGATATTCTAGATAGTATGGAGTGA
- the fliG gene encoding flagellar motor switch protein FliG: MNKKEKDLSGKQKAALLLISLGPEVSASIYKHLNEEEIERLTLEISGVKKVEPEIKEDIIEEFHNIALAQDYISQGGIGYAKTVLEKALGTDHAQAIINRLTSSLQVRPFDFARRAEPAQLFNFIQNEHPQTIALILSYLEAQQAGIILSSLPQEVQADIAKRIATMDSTSPEVISEIESVLERKLSSTVTQDYTETGGIDAVVEVLNGVDRTTEKTILDALEIQDPELAEEIKKRMFVFEDIVTLDNRSIQRVIRDCENEDLLLSMKVSSEEVKDVIFRNMSVRMAETFKEEMEIMGPVRLRDVEEAQSRIVTVIRRLEDAGEIIIARGGGDDIIV, encoded by the coding sequence ATGAACAAGAAAGAAAAAGATTTAAGTGGTAAACAAAAAGCCGCGCTCTTATTAATTTCTCTCGGACCTGAAGTGTCTGCTTCAATTTATAAACATTTAAATGAAGAAGAAATTGAGCGTTTAACTCTAGAAATTTCAGGTGTTAAAAAAGTAGAGCCTGAGATTAAAGAAGATATAATAGAAGAATTTCACAATATAGCTTTAGCACAAGACTATATTTCGCAGGGGGGTATTGGATACGCAAAAACAGTTTTAGAAAAAGCATTAGGCACAGATCATGCTCAAGCAATTATTAATCGACTTACTTCTTCATTGCAAGTGAGACCTTTTGATTTTGCTAGACGGGCAGAGCCTGCACAACTGTTTAACTTTATCCAAAATGAACACCCACAAACAATTGCATTAATCCTTTCTTATTTAGAGGCACAGCAAGCTGGAATCATTCTTTCGTCATTACCACAGGAAGTACAAGCAGATATTGCAAAAAGAATAGCTACAATGGATTCTACTTCACCTGAAGTAATTAGTGAAATTGAATCTGTACTAGAACGTAAGCTATCTTCGACTGTAACGCAGGATTACACGGAGACTGGCGGTATCGATGCAGTCGTAGAAGTGTTAAATGGTGTTGACAGAACAACGGAGAAAACAATTTTGGATGCTTTAGAAATACAAGATCCAGAGCTTGCGGAAGAGATCAAGAAAAGAATGTTCGTATTCGAAGATATTGTTACGCTTGATAATCGTTCTATCCAACGAGTTATTCGGGATTGTGAAAATGAAGATTTACTACTTTCTATGAAGGTTTCTAGTGAAGAAGTTAAAGATGTTATTTTCCGCAATATGTCCGTACGTATGGCCGAAACATTTAAAGAAGAAATGGAAATTATGGGTCCAGTTCGTTTGCGTGACGTAGAAGAAGCTCAATCTAGAATTGTAACTGTTATTAGAAGATTGGAAGACGCAGGGGAAATAATAATTGCTCGTGGCGGAGGAGATGACATCATTGTCTAA
- the fliF gene encoding flagellar basal-body MS-ring/collar protein FliF yields MNERIKKMTSDVTTFWKSRTKMQKGTMIGSVLGIIILATVITFMMNKTNFVPLYTDVSPSEVGRIKETLDAQGVPNEIAPGGTSILVPEEQVDSLLVQLAAEGFPESGMIDYNFFSQNAGFGMTDNEFNVLKLASMQTELAKLIKGVKGVKDAQVMITLPEEGVFLSQSNETASAAIVLNTEAGYKFTDSQILSLYNLVSKSIPNLAAEDISIRNQYLEYFDLDQANANTAGANVNDQMSIKKTVERDLQRQVQTMLGTLMGQDKVVVSVTTDIDFKQENREENLVEPVDEENMAGIEISAQRISETFTGENPVAGGTPATEDATDNFTNYVEGSTSNGDYERIEDTINSEVNRIRKEIVESPYKIRDIGIQVMVEPPDPEDVASMPDGVEQDIEQILATIIRTSIDEEAGGELTEELLQEKIVVSVQPFNGKAAAVASTQSSIPWWVYVIGGILLVAIILLVISLLRSRKTDEEEMIILEEQREELNVDDINTEKETESTLRRKQLEKMAKDKPEEFAKLLRTWIAED; encoded by the coding sequence ATGAATGAACGTATAAAAAAAATGACTAGCGATGTAACCACGTTTTGGAAAAGTCGCACCAAAATGCAAAAAGGAACAATGATCGGTAGTGTGTTAGGAATTATTATTTTAGCTACCGTTATTACTTTTATGATGAATAAAACTAACTTTGTTCCACTTTATACAGATGTATCTCCATCTGAAGTTGGACGTATAAAAGAGACATTAGATGCACAAGGAGTACCAAATGAAATTGCTCCAGGTGGAACGTCCATATTAGTACCAGAAGAGCAAGTAGATTCATTGTTAGTCCAATTAGCTGCGGAAGGATTTCCGGAATCAGGTATGATCGACTATAACTTCTTTTCCCAAAACGCTGGATTTGGTATGACAGATAATGAGTTTAATGTCTTGAAATTAGCTTCCATGCAAACCGAACTTGCGAAATTGATTAAAGGGGTAAAAGGGGTAAAAGATGCTCAGGTAATGATTACCTTACCAGAAGAAGGAGTATTCCTATCTCAAAGCAATGAAACGGCGAGTGCAGCAATAGTTTTGAATACAGAGGCTGGGTACAAATTCACAGATTCACAGATTTTGTCCTTATATAACTTAGTATCCAAGTCAATTCCTAATCTAGCCGCAGAAGATATTAGCATCAGAAATCAGTACTTAGAGTATTTTGACTTAGATCAAGCAAATGCAAATACAGCTGGTGCGAATGTAAATGATCAAATGTCGATTAAGAAAACTGTTGAACGTGATTTACAGCGCCAGGTACAAACAATGTTAGGTACTTTAATGGGACAAGATAAAGTAGTTGTCTCTGTTACAACTGACATTGACTTCAAACAGGAAAATCGTGAAGAAAATTTAGTAGAGCCAGTTGATGAAGAAAATATGGCTGGAATTGAAATTAGTGCGCAACGTATTTCTGAAACCTTTACTGGTGAGAATCCGGTTGCAGGTGGTACACCGGCAACAGAGGATGCAACTGATAACTTTACCAACTATGTAGAAGGTTCAACATCAAATGGTGATTATGAGCGAATTGAAGACACGATTAATAGTGAAGTAAATCGTATCCGAAAAGAAATAGTAGAAAGCCCGTATAAAATTAGGGATATAGGTATCCAAGTGATGGTAGAACCTCCAGATCCTGAGGATGTTGCTTCTATGCCAGACGGTGTAGAACAAGATATAGAACAAATTCTTGCGACAATTATCCGCACTTCGATCGATGAAGAAGCAGGCGGAGAATTGACAGAGGAATTACTACAGGAAAAGATTGTCGTTTCTGTACAACCGTTTAACGGTAAAGCTGCCGCAGTGGCGAGTACACAATCGTCCATTCCTTGGTGGGTATATGTGATCGGTGGAATTTTACTTGTTGCAATAATACTGCTAGTTATATCCTTACTACGCTCTAGAAAAACCGATGAGGAAGAAATGATTATTCTAGAGGAACAGCGAGAAGAGCTTAATGTAGATGATATAAACACAGAAAAAGAAACCGAATCAACTCTAAGACGAAAACAACTAGAAAAAATGGCGAAAGATAAGCCAGAAGAATTTGCGAAGTTATTACGTACTTGGATAGCAGAGGATTAA
- the fliE gene encoding flagellar hook-basal body complex protein FliE, producing MPIESISLFNPSQINPVSTTSKLSPAEAQADFGDFLKTAIQSVNENQKASDVATEKLINGGDIELHDVMIASQKASITLNATLEIRNKVVEAYQEIMRMQV from the coding sequence TTGCCAATAGAATCCATTTCATTATTTAATCCTTCACAAATAAATCCAGTTTCGACAACTTCGAAGTTAAGTCCTGCAGAGGCACAAGCTGATTTTGGTGATTTTTTAAAGACGGCTATTCAATCTGTTAATGAAAATCAAAAAGCTTCCGATGTAGCTACCGAAAAGCTAATAAATGGTGGGGATATCGAGTTACACGATGTAATGATTGCTTCTCAAAAAGCAAGTATTACATTAAATGCGACATTAGAAATTAGGAATAAAGTAGTGGAAGCATATCAAGAAATAATGCGTATGCAAGTGTAA
- the flgC gene encoding flagellar basal body rod protein FlgC has protein sequence MSIFHGMNTTASALTAGRLRMDVISSNMANVDTTRAKLVDGEWQAYRRKSVTLKPLEGNFSNFLNVAMGSTDNKSVGNGVKVSDVKEDTETPFKLVYDPTHIDADENGYVEMPNVDPLREMVDLISATRSYEANVTVFNANKAMLSKALEIGK, from the coding sequence ATGTCCATATTTCATGGTATGAATACAACAGCGTCAGCATTAACTGCCGGGAGGCTTAGAATGGATGTAATTTCCTCTAATATGGCAAATGTAGATACAACAAGAGCTAAGCTCGTAGATGGTGAGTGGCAGGCATATAGAAGAAAGTCTGTGACATTGAAGCCATTAGAAGGTAATTTTTCGAATTTTTTAAATGTGGCCATGGGTTCCACGGACAATAAAAGTGTCGGAAACGGAGTAAAAGTAAGTGATGTAAAAGAAGATACAGAAACCCCTTTTAAATTAGTATATGATCCGACACATATTGATGCAGATGAAAATGGATACGTGGAAATGCCGAATGTCGACCCATTAAGAGAAATGGTTGATTTGATATCAGCTACTAGATCCTATGAGGCGAACGTAACAGTTTTTAATGCGAACAAAGCAATGTTGTCTAAGGCATTAGAAATAGGAAAATAA
- the flgB gene encoding flagellar basal body rod protein FlgB — translation MSIFSGAISSLEQGLDFSATKQKTIAQNIANVDTPNYKAKSVSFSEYLSNAKQSTISAHRTQEKHIDFQTKSSALGVFDYANYSYNHNGNGVDMDKEQANLATNQIYYNALIDRMSGKLNTLQTVIRGGS, via the coding sequence ATGAGTATATTTAGTGGTGCAATTTCAAGTTTGGAACAAGGATTGGATTTCTCAGCGACAAAACAAAAGACAATCGCGCAAAATATAGCAAATGTCGACACTCCAAACTATAAAGCGAAAAGTGTTAGCTTTAGTGAATATTTATCTAATGCTAAACAATCCACTATTTCTGCACATAGAACACAAGAAAAACATATAGATTTTCAAACAAAATCTAGTGCATTAGGTGTGTTCGATTATGCCAATTATAGTTATAACCACAATGGCAACGGCGTAGATATGGATAAAGAACAAGCAAATCTAGCGACCAATCAAATCTATTATAATGCGTTAATAGATCGGATGAGTGGCAAGTTAAATACATTACAAACTGTTATTAGAGGAGGAAGCTAA
- the codY gene encoding GTP-sensing pleiotropic transcriptional regulator CodY, which produces MNLLTKTRKINSMLQASAGKPVNFKEMAATLSEVIESNAFIVSRKGKLLGFEVHQQIENERMIKMMEERQFPEQYTKNLFHVDETSSNLDVFSEHSVFPEENRELFKDGLTTIVPIIGGGERLGTLILGRLKQEFEDDDLILGEYGATVVGMEILREKSEEIEEEARSKAVVQMAINSLSYSELEAIEHIFEELDGSEGLLVASKIADRVGITRSVIVNALRKLESAGVIESRSLGMKGTYIKVLNDKFLAELAQLKMK; this is translated from the coding sequence ATGAATTTATTAACTAAAACAAGAAAGATTAACTCGATGTTACAAGCATCTGCAGGTAAGCCAGTAAACTTTAAGGAGATGGCTGCTACATTAAGTGAAGTAATCGAAAGTAACGCATTCATCGTATCTAGAAAAGGGAAATTATTAGGATTTGAAGTTCATCAACAAATTGAAAATGAACGTATGATTAAAATGATGGAAGAGCGTCAATTCCCTGAACAATATACAAAAAATCTTTTTCACGTAGATGAAACATCATCAAATTTAGATGTCTTTAGCGAGCACTCTGTGTTCCCAGAAGAAAACCGTGAGTTATTTAAAGACGGTCTAACAACAATTGTTCCGATCATTGGTGGCGGTGAACGTTTAGGTACATTAATCTTAGGACGTTTAAAACAAGAATTTGAAGATGATGATTTAATACTTGGTGAATATGGCGCAACAGTTGTTGGTATGGAAATCCTACGTGAAAAATCAGAAGAAATTGAAGAAGAAGCTCGTAGTAAAGCGGTTGTTCAAATGGCTATCAATTCATTGTCTTACAGTGAATTAGAAGCGATTGAACATATCTTTGAAGAGTTAGATGGCAGTGAAGGTCTCTTAGTAGCATCTAAAATTGCTGATCGCGTAGGAATTACAAGATCTGTTATCGTAAACGCACTTCGTAAACTAGAAAGTGCTGGAGTAATTGAGTCAAGATCACTAGGAATGAAAGGAACATATATCAAAGTATTAAATGATAAGTTTCTTGCAGAGTTAGCGCAACTTAAAATGAAATAA